Proteins encoded in a region of the Podarcis muralis chromosome 2, rPodMur119.hap1.1, whole genome shotgun sequence genome:
- the LOC114592777 gene encoding cadherin-related family member 3-like produces the protein MPFIVDAGTQNENMEVITETSTYETVFNGEAKDPVTGNLYQYNSKSGARKWKVPQEPIRNNLDLTSISSVSQSLSPEKNMPMKFPKDP, from the exons ATGCCTTTTATTGTTGATGCAGGAACCCAGAACGAAAACATGGAAGTGATAACA gaaacctccacttatGAAACTGTGTTCAATGGAGAAGCCAAAGATCCAG tCACAGGAAATCTTTATCAGTATAACAGCAAGTCAGGAGCAAGAAAGTGGAAGGTCCCTCAAGAACCCATCAGAAACAATCTGGATCTCACAAGCATATCTTCGGTGTCTCAGAGTCTCTCTCCTGAAAAGAACATGCCAATGAAATTCCCTAAAGATCCATAA